The proteins below are encoded in one region of Microbispora sp. NBC_01189:
- a CDS encoding sensor histidine kinase: protein MAGFDWLRDADRPFLFNLVFWAVTAVMAAGLVQAVLLGVGSVLEYVLFAANLGLVVALWPLLPWDPAEGRRWAAPLFLVATTMLGISGAYSTQLPLILIAVANLAFIYSMRAATVILSCLAVVMFAAVPLIFHKTVLDGLQEMGLGAVLAAFVLGMTSSTLAARRSREEARGLLERIRELAVAEERARMAAEMHDSVGHHLTVVKMGLENAERFRERRPDAAWEEVRQAKELTVEALADARRWVRALRPLALDGRVGSAALERLAASFDGTGISVRFEVRGEERLLTPDVELVLYRVLQEGLTNALRHAGAEHVRGTLTFGDDRVVLVVSDDGQGRDDRSSGGFGLTSLADRARALGGTLTGANATRGGFELRAELPLTEVVA, encoded by the coding sequence ATGGCGGGTTTCGACTGGCTTCGGGACGCCGACCGGCCGTTCCTGTTCAACCTCGTGTTCTGGGCGGTCACGGCGGTCATGGCGGCCGGCCTCGTGCAGGCGGTGCTGCTCGGCGTCGGCAGCGTGCTGGAGTACGTGCTCTTCGCCGCCAACCTCGGGCTGGTCGTGGCGCTGTGGCCGCTGCTGCCCTGGGACCCGGCGGAGGGCCGCCGCTGGGCGGCCCCGCTGTTCCTCGTGGCGACCACCATGCTGGGCATCAGCGGCGCCTACAGCACCCAGCTCCCGTTGATCCTCATCGCCGTGGCCAACCTGGCCTTCATCTACAGCATGCGGGCCGCGACGGTCATCCTGTCCTGCCTCGCGGTGGTGATGTTCGCGGCGGTCCCCCTGATCTTCCACAAGACCGTGCTCGACGGCCTGCAGGAGATGGGCCTCGGCGCGGTGCTCGCGGCGTTCGTGCTGGGCATGACCTCCTCCACGCTGGCGGCGCGGCGCAGCCGGGAAGAGGCGCGGGGGCTGCTCGAACGGATCAGGGAGCTGGCCGTCGCCGAGGAGCGGGCGAGGATGGCGGCGGAGATGCACGACTCCGTCGGTCATCACCTGACCGTCGTCAAGATGGGCCTGGAGAACGCCGAGCGCTTCCGGGAACGCCGCCCCGACGCCGCCTGGGAGGAGGTCCGCCAGGCCAAGGAGCTCACCGTCGAGGCGCTGGCGGACGCCCGGCGCTGGGTGCGCGCGCTGCGCCCGCTCGCGCTGGACGGCCGGGTGGGCAGCGCCGCGCTCGAACGGCTCGCCGCGTCGTTCGACGGCACCGGCATCAGCGTACGGTTCGAGGTGCGGGGCGAGGAACGGCTCCTCACGCCCGACGTCGAGCTCGTCCTCTACCGGGTGCTGCAGGAGGGGCTCACCAACGCGCTGCGGCATGCCGGGGCCGAGCACGTGCGGGGCACGCTCACCTTCGGCGACGACCGGGTCGTGCTCGTGGTCAGCGACGACGGGCAGGGCCGGGACGACCGGTCGTCCGGCGGCTTCGGGCTGACCTCGCTGGCCGACCGGGCCAGGGCGCTCGGCGGCACGCTGACCGGCGCCAACGCGACGCGCGGCGGGTTCGAGCTGCGCGCCGAGCTGCCGCTCACGGAGGTCGTGGCATGA
- a CDS encoding response regulator transcription factor has translation MTRVKVVLVDDQALMRQGLRKLLEVEDGVEVVGEAADGHEALHVIGECRPHVALVDMRMPGMNGVELIARLAAEHPQVAVIVLSTFDEDEYIFGALRGGATGYLLKDCSPEELVAAVHRVSRGQTVLGSPVAARLVAELRQLPLRGSAGFPGRELLSERELEVARMVAAGAANREIAARLSISEGTVKNHVSSVLRKLGLRDRIQLALRLRS, from the coding sequence ATGACGCGCGTCAAGGTGGTGCTGGTCGACGACCAGGCGCTCATGCGGCAGGGGCTGCGCAAGCTGCTGGAGGTCGAGGACGGCGTCGAGGTCGTGGGCGAGGCGGCCGACGGGCACGAGGCGCTCCATGTCATCGGCGAGTGCCGCCCCCACGTCGCGCTGGTCGACATGCGGATGCCGGGCATGAACGGTGTGGAGCTGATCGCCCGGCTGGCCGCCGAGCACCCGCAGGTGGCCGTCATCGTGCTCAGCACCTTCGACGAGGACGAGTACATCTTCGGCGCGCTGCGCGGCGGCGCGACCGGTTACCTGCTCAAGGACTGCTCGCCCGAGGAACTGGTCGCGGCCGTCCACCGGGTGAGCCGCGGGCAGACGGTGCTGGGCAGCCCGGTGGCCGCCCGGCTGGTCGCCGAGCTGCGGCAGCTGCCGCTGCGGGGCTCGGCCGGCTTCCCCGGACGGGAGCTGCTGTCGGAGCGCGAGCTGGAGGTCGCGCGGATGGTGGCCGCCGGAGCGGCCAACCGGGAGATCGCCGCGCGCCTTTCGATCAGCGAGGGCACGGTGAAGAACCACGTCTCCAGCGTGCTGCGCAAGCTGGGCCTGCGCGACCGGATCCAGCTCGCCCTGCGGCTTCGATCATGA
- a CDS encoding chorismate mutase: MSKAVQLDRDAVRIGDLMIGHGLPVVVIGGDNARWLRLPADDDPPQAQATGALEEAVGETIGDRVGEMRARWAGPLLVEPSSAADLPAVARHADAVVIGPAWVREPGLVRAAARLGLPVILQRGAGQRGADQRGRAATLEEWLAAADDCAAEGNEAIVLCENGGRTEPAGAASHLSPSDLAPASASDTAPASDPTPAPDPAPDFSLAPGLAPDSAAHAAFDSAFRSAPDLALMRAARERTGRPVLAVLGRDGGLAGAAVAAGADGLLLDPAAPPEARAAADEAATVLAALVRPWCPRTLTEARGEIDRVDAALAVLLERRALLAARIQRLKSVGGFRGRDMERERRLVEGMARRAPRLGVRRLAPIMNAVIEAGLHAAEEERARNRDGG; this comes from the coding sequence ATGTCGAAGGCAGTCCAGCTCGACCGCGACGCCGTACGGATCGGCGACCTGATGATCGGTCACGGGCTCCCCGTGGTGGTGATCGGCGGGGACAACGCCCGGTGGCTGCGTCTGCCCGCCGACGATGACCCGCCGCAGGCCCAAGCGACCGGAGCTCTCGAGGAAGCGGTCGGCGAGACGATCGGGGACAGGGTCGGGGAGATGAGGGCGCGCTGGGCCGGGCCGCTGCTGGTGGAGCCCTCCTCGGCCGCCGACCTGCCCGCCGTGGCCCGGCACGCCGACGCTGTGGTGATCGGGCCTGCCTGGGTCCGCGAACCCGGTCTCGTCCGCGCCGCGGCCCGGCTCGGGCTCCCCGTGATCCTCCAGCGGGGGGCAGGCCAGCGGGGGGCAGATCAGCGGGGACGCGCGGCGACGCTGGAGGAGTGGCTGGCCGCCGCCGACGACTGCGCGGCCGAGGGCAACGAGGCGATCGTGCTCTGCGAGAACGGTGGCCGTACGGAACCCGCGGGCGCCGCGTCGCACCTTTCGCCGTCCGATCTCGCCCCCGCCTCTGCCTCCGACACAGCCCCTGCCTCCGACCCCACCCCCGCCCCCGACCCCGCCCCCGACTTCTCCCTCGCACCTGGCCTCGCTCCCGACTCGGCCGCCCACGCGGCTTTCGATTCAGCCTTCCGCTCAGCGCCCGACCTCGCGCTCATGCGCGCCGCGCGGGAGCGGACGGGCCGGCCGGTGCTCGCCGTGCTGGGCCGCGACGGCGGCCTCGCGGGTGCGGCCGTCGCGGCGGGGGCCGACGGCCTGCTGCTCGACCCCGCCGCACCACCCGAAGCACGCGCCGCGGCCGACGAGGCGGCGACCGTCCTGGCGGCCCTCGTCCGCCCGTGGTGCCCGCGGACCCTCACCGAGGCCCGGGGAGAGATCGACCGGGTGGACGCGGCTCTCGCCGTCCTCCTCGAACGCCGGGCACTGCTGGCCGCGCGGATCCAGCGGCTCAAGTCCGTCGGCGGCTTCCGGGGACGGGACATGGAGCGCGAGCGCCGCCTGGTCGAGGGCATGGCCCGGCGCGCCCCCCGCCTCGGCGTACGGCGGCTCGCACCGATCATGAACGCGGTGATCGAGGCGGGCCTGCACGCGGCGGAGGAGGAGAGAGCCCGGAACCGGGACGGTGGGTGA
- a CDS encoding RICIN domain-containing protein encodes MPNIRCSALMTSTIASALLAVFPAAAHADTTSFNMRIINKMDGSRMSLSGDAVAEGTRAVTLRAPTIQHRSARWTITEKDDGFLVIRNEVAGKCLQPASGAPNAGDTLVVKTCDGSPLQDWSRRDEVSETNVNTEWGSLRPRTNTSLAIALQTYEASGTWDHLYLDQDQNSSDRLWHFTRPDAVVW; translated from the coding sequence ATGCCCAACATCAGGTGCTCCGCGCTGATGACCTCGACCATCGCATCAGCCCTCCTCGCCGTGTTTCCGGCTGCCGCCCACGCGGACACCACCAGCTTCAACATGCGGATCATCAACAAGATGGACGGCAGCCGCATGTCACTCTCGGGCGACGCGGTCGCGGAAGGGACCCGGGCCGTCACACTGCGCGCCCCCACCATCCAGCACAGGTCGGCCCGCTGGACCATCACCGAGAAGGACGACGGTTTCCTGGTGATCAGAAACGAGGTGGCCGGCAAGTGTCTTCAGCCCGCCTCCGGCGCCCCGAACGCGGGAGACACGCTGGTCGTCAAGACCTGCGACGGCTCACCCCTCCAGGACTGGTCGCGCCGGGACGAGGTGTCCGAGACCAACGTCAACACCGAATGGGGCAGCCTGCGACCGCGTACCAACACCTCGCTCGCGATCGCACTGCAGACCTACGAAGCCTCCGGCACCTGGGACCACCTCTACCTCGACCAGGACCAGAACTCCAGCGACAGGCTGTGGCACTTCACCCGCCCCGACGCCGTCGTGTGGTGA
- a CDS encoding DUF2470 domain-containing protein codes for MRHPVTAPPVPERVRTLAALAAPTHVSVAGSDVPTAAARGGVDGSGRPVLLVRPGEVLYGAPAETLVTVDLSATREVGGVERPRALLKVRGWTQPVPAAQARAAAVAIAEACPDEDLFAAVEGGEPVLLRVDVCHVIYLTGGDSGVLDAETYLASAPDPLLPPAERMVRHVNESHSRQLAEAAERLTGEAGHGEVWLWELDRYGATLRPGPGHLIRVPWAAPVATPEELEHALACLLSP; via the coding sequence ATGCGGCATCCCGTCACCGCTCCCCCGGTCCCCGAGCGCGTCCGCACCCTCGCGGCCCTGGCGGCGCCCACGCACGTCTCGGTCGCGGGGTCGGATGTGCCCACGGCCGCCGCCCGCGGCGGCGTGGACGGCAGCGGCCGGCCGGTCCTGCTGGTGAGGCCGGGCGAGGTCCTGTACGGCGCGCCCGCCGAGACCCTGGTGACGGTCGATCTCTCCGCGACCAGGGAGGTCGGCGGGGTCGAGCGGCCCCGCGCCCTGCTCAAGGTGCGCGGCTGGACGCAGCCCGTGCCCGCGGCGCAGGCCCGCGCCGCCGCCGTCGCCATCGCGGAGGCGTGCCCCGACGAGGACCTCTTCGCGGCCGTCGAGGGCGGCGAACCCGTGCTGCTGCGCGTCGACGTCTGCCACGTGATCTACCTGACCGGCGGGGATTCGGGCGTCCTCGACGCCGAGACCTACCTCGCCTCGGCCCCCGACCCGTTGCTGCCACCGGCCGAACGCATGGTGCGCCACGTCAACGAGTCCCACTCGCGGCAGCTCGCGGAGGCGGCGGAGAGGCTGACGGGCGAAGCGGGCCACGGCGAGGTGTGGCTGTGGGAGCTGGACCGCTACGGCGCCACTCTGCGGCCGGGACCCGGGCACCTCATCCGGGTCCCCTGGGCGGCGCCCGTCGCGACGCCCGAGGAGCTCGAACACGCCCTGGCGTGCCTGCTGTCGCCGTGA
- the rpsD gene encoding 30S ribosomal protein S4: protein MRYTGPKVRLSRRAGVPLTRKAVKYFEARPYPPGEHGRATNRRTTGDYGMRLLEKQKLRWYFDVSERQLRRYWDLAVRRPGRSGEELVALLETRLASLVLRAGLAPSIYAARQYVNHGHIAVDGRKVDIPSYQVKPGQSVAVRDRSVRMQPFVAAAEGTYADERTAPYLDVDHRGLRFTLLRRPAREEIVVPVDEQLVVEHYSR, encoded by the coding sequence ATGCGTTACACGGGACCGAAGGTGCGGCTGTCGCGACGGGCGGGCGTTCCGCTCACCCGGAAGGCGGTGAAGTACTTCGAGGCCCGGCCCTACCCGCCCGGCGAGCACGGCCGCGCGACCAACCGCCGCACCACCGGCGACTACGGCATGCGGCTGCTGGAGAAGCAGAAGCTCCGGTGGTACTTCGACGTGTCCGAACGTCAGCTCCGCCGCTACTGGGACCTCGCCGTCCGCCGTCCCGGCCGGTCCGGCGAGGAGCTGGTGGCACTCCTGGAGACCCGGCTCGCCTCCCTCGTCCTGCGGGCCGGCCTGGCGCCGTCCATCTACGCCGCCCGGCAGTACGTGAACCACGGGCACATCGCGGTCGACGGCCGCAAGGTGGACATCCCCAGCTATCAGGTCAAGCCGGGCCAGTCGGTGGCCGTACGGGACCGGTCCGTCAGGATGCAGCCGTTCGTCGCCGCCGCCGAGGGCACGTACGCCGACGAACGGACCGCCCCCTACCTGGACGTCGACCATCGCGGGCTGCGCTTCACCCTGCTGCGGCGCCCCGCGCGCGAGGAGATCGTGGTCCCGGTGGACGAACAGCTCGTGGTCGAGCACTACTCCCGCTGA
- a CDS encoding serine/threonine-protein kinase, translating into MARAESRLVGGRYQLMEPIGRGGMGVVWRAHDQLLDRPVAVKEVRYDSAMGDELSDLNRRTMREARAAGRLTHPNVVVVHDVIEEDDRPWIIMQLVQSRSLGQVIREDGPLSPERTVEIGLQILDALRAAHRQGVLHRDVKPENVLITDDGRVVLTDFGIARLEADNTMTRTGLVGTPAFIAPERLRGEAAQRESDLWSLGATLYTAAEGRPPHDRGMAMATMHAVLNDDPAPAHRAGALGPVLMRMLAKEPAARPGYDELVRQLKRAARDLAAPPARPDAPATPVSPSAPASPRPMTPEASESPKSRTSASRSEPGKASRGVTPYPPAASARRDDHSPAPSRNGDGPDAEPGRSGDGPGHAAGHAGAGDAESPGETTSPIPVVQDDGSPGSAEAVSAAAARGEGVPGEGASDEAGQANEMPETGVQAAPPARTKPPASPATDRRDEPGKGGEPAGKPAGDTTKDTSKRTPGSPAAAAGAASTARNGASERLRTETTADTTGGSTGGSTADAPGTGAGAVGVAGGVAGGVAGGGSAAGGSVGGSQEPLAVLSQEGPVWHDTTTTPVTSRAPGGLLKAALILAGLLVIVGVAGYLGVQAGRSGSEGEPSSGSAAAPAGTGKKTQEPSASPPASAAPSASPSEEATATPSPEPSKTSEAPGPGDVPDGWHKYKHPSGFSLALPKGWHVDGSGNGEVRFRGDSHTYLEVHHTSSPESDALKVWRRDVPGMSRNFPGYELIEIREVKDYWKTAADWEFTFGDSRFRSRVIDRGFVTDKNNGYALLYKTQDEDWKKKKKTFETIAATFKP; encoded by the coding sequence GTGGCGCGTGCGGAAAGCCGGCTCGTCGGAGGCCGGTACCAGTTGATGGAGCCGATCGGCCGGGGTGGCATGGGCGTGGTCTGGCGGGCCCACGATCAGTTGCTTGACCGCCCCGTCGCGGTCAAGGAGGTCCGCTACGACAGCGCCATGGGCGACGAGCTCAGCGACCTCAACCGCCGCACCATGCGCGAGGCCCGCGCCGCGGGGCGTCTGACCCATCCCAACGTGGTGGTCGTCCACGACGTCATCGAGGAGGACGACCGGCCCTGGATCATCATGCAGCTCGTGCAGTCCCGCTCGCTGGGGCAGGTGATCAGGGAGGACGGCCCGCTGTCCCCCGAGCGCACGGTCGAGATCGGACTGCAGATCCTCGACGCGCTGCGCGCCGCCCACCGCCAGGGCGTTCTGCACCGTGACGTCAAGCCGGAGAACGTGCTGATCACGGATGACGGCCGGGTGGTCCTCACCGACTTCGGCATCGCCCGGCTCGAAGCCGACAACACGATGACCCGCACCGGCCTCGTCGGCACCCCCGCCTTCATCGCCCCCGAACGGCTCCGCGGCGAGGCCGCGCAGCGCGAGTCGGACCTGTGGTCGCTCGGCGCCACGCTTTACACCGCGGCGGAGGGCAGGCCCCCGCACGACCGTGGCATGGCGATGGCCACCATGCACGCCGTTCTGAACGATGACCCCGCCCCGGCCCACCGGGCGGGCGCGCTGGGCCCGGTGCTGATGCGCATGCTCGCCAAGGAGCCCGCCGCCCGGCCCGGTTACGACGAACTCGTGCGGCAGCTCAAGCGGGCGGCGCGAGACCTGGCTGCGCCACCGGCCCGGCCCGACGCGCCTGCCACGCCCGTCTCCCCCTCTGCGCCCGCCTCGCCCCGGCCCATGACGCCGGAGGCGTCCGAGTCCCCGAAGTCCCGGACGTCCGCGTCCAGGTCCGAACCGGGCAAAGCCTCCCGCGGTGTGACGCCGTACCCTCCGGCCGCGTCCGCGCGGCGCGACGACCATTCCCCGGCACCCAGCCGGAACGGCGACGGGCCGGACGCCGAGCCCGGCCGAAGCGGTGACGGCCCGGGTCATGCCGCAGGTCATGCCGGGGCCGGCGACGCCGAGAGCCCGGGCGAGACCACCTCCCCCATCCCGGTCGTCCAGGACGACGGCTCCCCCGGCTCGGCCGAGGCCGTCTCGGCTGCGGCTGCCCGGGGCGAGGGAGTTCCAGGCGAAGGAGCCTCGGACGAGGCCGGGCAGGCGAACGAGATGCCGGAGACCGGCGTGCAGGCCGCCCCGCCCGCCCGTACGAAGCCCCCGGCGAGCCCGGCGACCGACCGCCGGGACGAGCCCGGGAAGGGCGGCGAACCCGCCGGAAAGCCCGCCGGGGACACCACGAAGGACACCTCGAAGAGGACTCCTGGAAGCCCGGCCGCCGCGGCGGGGGCCGCGAGCACCGCGCGAAACGGCGCGAGCGAGCGTCTCCGCACGGAAACGACAGCGGACACCACAGGAGGCAGCACAGGAGGCAGCACAGCGGACGCGCCGGGCACGGGCGCCGGAGCGGTCGGCGTCGCGGGAGGTGTCGCGGGAGGTGTCGCGGGAGGTGGCAGCGCGGCCGGTGGCAGCGTCGGCGGGTCGCAGGAGCCCCTGGCCGTGCTCTCCCAGGAAGGGCCCGTCTGGCACGACACCACCACGACGCCCGTGACGTCACGCGCGCCCGGTGGCCTGCTGAAGGCCGCACTGATACTGGCCGGGCTGCTGGTCATCGTGGGTGTCGCGGGCTACCTCGGCGTACAGGCGGGCAGGAGCGGCTCGGAGGGCGAGCCCTCTTCCGGGTCGGCCGCCGCCCCCGCCGGGACGGGGAAGAAAACCCAGGAGCCCTCCGCCTCGCCGCCCGCCTCGGCCGCGCCGTCCGCGTCCCCTTCGGAGGAGGCGACGGCTACGCCGTCCCCCGAGCCTTCCAAGACCTCCGAAGCGCCTGGGCCGGGGGACGTCCCCGACGGCTGGCACAAGTACAAGCACCCAAGCGGCTTCTCGCTCGCGCTGCCGAAGGGCTGGCACGTCGACGGCAGTGGCAACGGTGAGGTTCGCTTCCGCGGCGACTCGCACACCTACCTGGAGGTTCACCACACCTCCAGTCCCGAGTCGGACGCCCTGAAGGTCTGGCGGCGCGACGTGCCGGGGATGAGCCGGAACTTCCCCGGTTACGAACTCATCGAGATCCGAGAGGTCAAGGACTACTGGAAGACCGCGGCTGACTGGGAGTTCACCTTCGGCGACAGCCGGTTCCGGTCACGCGTCATCGACCGCGGGTTCGTCACCGACAAGAACAACGGCTACGCGCTGCTCTACAAGACCCAGGACGAGGACTGGAAAAAGAAGAAGAAGACCTTCGAGACCATCGCCGCCACTTTCAAGCCTTGA
- a CDS encoding cellulose binding domain-containing protein, producing the protein MHASLTGRRRVGLALLTSAALAAASVTAVTVAPASAATSATVTVNTGTTLGTIPAAGHGVNVAVYDGNMNSAPIAGLLRDAGFTAVRYPGGSYGDIYHWKTNTADGGYVAPNTDFDTYMGTVRSAGAQPVVIANYGSGTAQEAADWVKYANVTKGYGVKYWEIGNEVYGNGHYGSGWEQDNHSDKSPKAYANNVLQYITAMKAVDSTIKIGVVLTTPGGWPDGIVGSGDSADWNNTVMSIVKDKADFVIVHWYPGATSATDSLGKVSQISTITSTVRSLISKYAGSRASSIGISVTELNPSYQLTTATAALFATDSYLTWFENGAMNLDWWNLHNGTSQGPATGDDGTPDYHDEGILSSGASGEPAANTPFPPYFGLSMVGKAGSPGDTLVKASSSTSQLAAHAVKTSNGVNVVLINKDLNNSTTVSLSYSGFSPGNAATVVQWRKGATSISTSSASSATSITLPPYSVTVLKASGGGTSSPSPSPSPSPSASPSPGQGCTATYTVTNSWPGGFQAEVTVKNTRTTSISGWTAGWSYRNGQTISSSWNATVSQSGAAVTAKNVNYNGSLAAGASTSFGFTGNATGANDVPSPVTCSAS; encoded by the coding sequence ATGCACGCCTCGCTCACAGGCCGGCGGCGCGTCGGACTGGCCCTGCTGACGTCCGCGGCGCTCGCCGCCGCGTCGGTCACGGCCGTCACCGTCGCGCCCGCGTCGGCCGCGACCTCCGCCACCGTGACGGTGAACACCGGCACGACCCTGGGCACGATCCCCGCCGCCGGGCACGGGGTCAACGTCGCCGTCTACGACGGGAACATGAACAGCGCCCCCATCGCGGGCCTGCTGCGCGACGCCGGTTTCACCGCCGTCCGCTACCCCGGCGGGTCGTACGGCGACATCTACCACTGGAAGACCAACACCGCCGACGGCGGCTACGTGGCGCCGAACACCGACTTCGACACCTACATGGGCACGGTGCGCTCGGCCGGCGCGCAGCCGGTCGTCATCGCCAACTACGGCTCGGGGACCGCCCAGGAGGCCGCCGACTGGGTCAAGTACGCCAACGTCACCAAGGGGTACGGTGTCAAGTACTGGGAGATCGGCAACGAGGTCTACGGCAACGGCCACTACGGCTCGGGCTGGGAGCAGGACAACCACTCCGACAAGAGCCCCAAGGCGTACGCGAACAACGTGCTCCAGTACATCACGGCGATGAAGGCCGTCGACTCCACGATCAAGATAGGCGTGGTGCTCACCACCCCGGGCGGCTGGCCGGACGGCATCGTCGGCTCCGGCGACAGCGCCGACTGGAACAACACGGTCATGTCGATCGTGAAGGACAAGGCCGACTTCGTCATCGTCCACTGGTATCCCGGCGCCACCTCGGCCACCGACAGCCTCGGCAAGGTCTCGCAGATCTCGACGATCACCAGCACGGTCCGCTCCCTGATCTCCAAGTACGCCGGGAGCAGGGCGTCGAGCATCGGCATCTCGGTCACCGAGCTGAACCCCAGCTATCAGCTCACCACCGCGACCGCGGCGCTGTTCGCCACCGACAGCTATCTGACGTGGTTCGAGAACGGCGCGATGAACCTCGACTGGTGGAACCTTCACAACGGGACCAGCCAGGGCCCGGCCACCGGCGACGACGGGACCCCCGACTACCACGACGAGGGCATCCTGTCCTCCGGAGCCTCCGGCGAGCCCGCGGCGAACACGCCGTTCCCGCCGTACTTCGGCCTGTCGATGGTGGGCAAGGCCGGGTCGCCCGGCGACACCCTGGTCAAGGCGTCCTCGTCCACCTCGCAGCTCGCCGCGCACGCCGTGAAGACCTCGAACGGCGTGAACGTCGTGCTGATCAACAAGGACCTGAACAACTCCACGACGGTGTCGCTGTCCTACTCGGGCTTCTCCCCCGGCAACGCGGCGACCGTCGTGCAGTGGCGCAAGGGCGCCACCTCGATCAGCACGAGCAGCGCGTCGTCGGCCACCTCGATCACGCTCCCGCCGTACTCGGTCACCGTGCTCAAGGCGAGCGGCGGCGGCACGTCGTCGCCCTCCCCGTCGCCCTCCCCGTCGCCGTCGGCCTCCCCCAGCCCGGGACAGGGCTGCACGGCGACGTACACGGTGACCAACTCCTGGCCCGGCGGGTTCCAGGCCGAGGTGACGGTGAAGAACACCCGGACCACCTCGATCTCCGGCTGGACCGCCGGCTGGTCGTACCGCAACGGCCAGACGATCAGCTCCTCCTGGAACGCCACGGTCTCCCAGTCGGGAGCCGCGGTCACCGCGAAGAACGTGAACTACAACGGCTCCCTGGCGGCCGGCGCGTCCACGTCGTTCGGCTTCACCGGCAACGCGACCGGCGCGAACGACGTGCCCTCGCCGGTCACCTGCTCCGCGAGTTAA